One genomic region from Campylobacter concisus encodes:
- a CDS encoding NADH-quinone oxidoreductase subunit G, giving the protein MKISINDQILEADEGESILNIARANGIYIPALCYLSGCSPTLACRLCMVEANGKVVYSCNAKAKEDMQIYTNTSEIATERNAIMQTYCVNHPIQCGVCDKSGECELQNLTTHLKVNEQKFAIADTHKPHKKWGLINYDPALCIVCERCVTVCKDRIGESALKTVPRGVEVPKELKESMPKDAYAVFSKMQKSLIGPSVGESLDCSFCGECISVCPVGALVSSNFQYSSNIWELNPIPAANPHQSDCELIYYDVKEKSTSDRSKQIYRVSNDFTFGEISGAARFGYDFHNELACKNEEKFEEIVLNIKNGAIKNIKFNSFITNEEALILERLRERFDLNLINNEALNYQKFLNKFSEFSGLSSYNADYEDIKNSDFIITAGSFLRHESPVTSFKLNNALKMNKAAGIYFHHITDEVVKKYSKNFIYVAHEAGKLEQILLFILKNWGKNLPSALTSKLENFDENFDIDVPALSEGKSKFMLILGSDFYTDENANLLAALTGVITRATPFRVMLIPPRTNSLGVAKICTLASEKKPGKTLGYNENGDYKFSIFEGDIDASALNQQEGTFTSINNALVPTNVTIPHKGYFLNDIANALGLMAKNTIDYTPNLPKKKGYKGIKFDDLENFYANDGTSHRGYKLEISNFTPNDDIEPLLKDTKSINLKDDEALISLANPINLPSFFANYATQTAKRAKLYVSSEFMAKFEISQNEAIILEKDGHKLAICVELDSELGGAGAYLGDYDDKLDVGVIFNGKSYAAVKIIKAKDE; this is encoded by the coding sequence ATGAAAATAAGCATAAATGATCAAATTTTAGAAGCAGATGAAGGCGAGAGCATCTTAAATATCGCAAGAGCAAATGGAATTTATATCCCAGCTCTTTGCTATCTTAGCGGCTGCTCACCAACTCTTGCTTGTAGGCTCTGCATGGTCGAGGCAAACGGCAAAGTAGTTTATAGCTGTAATGCCAAAGCAAAAGAGGATATGCAAATTTATACAAACACGTCAGAAATCGCTACCGAGCGAAATGCGATCATGCAGACTTATTGCGTAAATCATCCGATTCAATGTGGCGTTTGTGACAAAAGCGGCGAATGTGAACTACAAAATTTAACCACACATCTAAAGGTAAATGAACAAAAATTTGCCATCGCTGACACGCACAAACCACATAAAAAATGGGGGCTAATCAACTACGATCCAGCTCTTTGCATAGTCTGCGAAAGATGTGTCACTGTTTGTAAGGACAGGATCGGTGAGAGTGCACTAAAGACCGTACCAAGGGGCGTTGAGGTGCCAAAAGAGCTAAAAGAGAGTATGCCAAAAGATGCCTACGCAGTTTTTAGTAAGATGCAAAAAAGCTTAATAGGTCCAAGCGTGGGCGAGAGTCTTGACTGCTCATTTTGTGGCGAGTGTATCAGCGTTTGCCCTGTTGGCGCACTTGTTAGCTCAAATTTCCAGTATAGCTCAAACATCTGGGAGCTAAACCCTATCCCAGCAGCAAATCCACATCAAAGCGATTGCGAGCTAATTTACTATGACGTAAAAGAAAAGAGCACTAGCGATAGAAGTAAGCAAATTTACCGTGTTAGCAATGATTTTACATTTGGCGAAATAAGTGGAGCAGCTAGGTTTGGCTATGACTTTCACAACGAGCTTGCCTGTAAAAATGAAGAGAAATTTGAAGAAATTGTTTTAAATATTAAAAATGGCGCGATCAAAAATATAAAATTTAATAGCTTCATCACAAACGAAGAGGCCCTTATTTTAGAGCGTTTAAGAGAGAGATTTGATCTAAATTTAATAAACAACGAAGCGCTAAATTATCAAAAATTTTTAAATAAATTTAGCGAATTTAGCGGGCTTAGCTCATATAACGCAGACTATGAAGATATTAAAAATAGCGATTTTATCATCACTGCTGGCAGTTTCTTAAGACACGAAAGCCCAGTGACAAGCTTTAAGTTAAATAATGCTTTAAAAATGAATAAAGCAGCTGGAATTTACTTTCATCACATAACCGATGAGGTCGTTAAAAAATATTCTAAAAATTTTATCTATGTAGCGCATGAAGCTGGAAAATTAGAGCAAATTTTACTTTTTATACTTAAAAACTGGGGTAAAAATTTACCTAGCGCACTTACATCAAAACTTGAAAATTTTGATGAAAATTTTGACATAGATGTACCAGCTTTAAGCGAGGGCAAAAGCAAATTTATGCTCATTTTAGGAAGCGATTTTTACACAGATGAAAATGCAAATTTACTAGCAGCTCTTACTGGAGTGATCACAAGGGCTACGCCGTTTCGTGTGATGCTAATACCACCACGCACAAACTCACTTGGCGTTGCTAAAATTTGCACTCTTGCAAGCGAGAAAAAGCCTGGCAAGACGCTTGGCTATAACGAAAATGGTGATTATAAATTTAGCATTTTTGAAGGTGACATCGATGCTAGCGCGCTAAATCAGCAAGAAGGAACATTTACAAGCATAAATAACGCCCTAGTGCCAACAAATGTGACGATACCGCACAAAGGTTATTTTCTAAACGATATCGCAAACGCGCTTGGACTAATGGCTAAAAATACGATTGATTACACGCCAAATTTACCAAAAAAAAAGGGTTACAAAGGCATTAAATTTGATGATTTAGAAAATTTTTACGCAAACGACGGCACAAGCCACAGAGGCTATAAACTAGAAATTTCAAATTTCACACCAAATGATGATATAGAGCCGCTTTTAAAAGATACCAAGAGCATAAATTTAAAAGATGACGAGGCACTTATAAGTCTTGCAAATCCTATAAATTTGCCATCATTTTTTGCAAACTATGCCACACAAACAGCCAAAAGAGCGAAGCTTTATGTAAGTAGCGAATTTATGGCTAAATTTGAAATTTCACAAAATGAAGCAATTATTTTAGAAAAAGATGGGCATAAGCTTGCCATTTGCGTGGAGCTTGATAGCGAGCTTGGCGGAGCTGGTGCGTATTTAGGCGATTATGACGACAAACTTGATGTGGGCGTTATATTTAATGGTAAAAGCTACGCCGCAGTTAAAATTATAAAGGCAAAAGATGAGTGA
- the nuoH gene encoding NADH-quinone oxidoreductase subunit NuoH — MSETLFFVLSTIIKAVVILAVMASLAGLATYAERKVLAYMQRRVGPDMVGPAGILQIVADMIKLFTKEDIVPANTNKFIFLIAPLISAIAAFAALAPVPFLPEFEIFGHTLRPILSDINVGILYIAGVASVCVFSPLAAGLASYNKFALISAARAVVSLLSFEIVAGMALLSVVMVTSSLSLVDINNYQKGIFGWLIFKQPLAFLLFLIASFVECNRTPFCLTENETEIVAGYGTEYSGMRWAMFFIGEYTNMIAASIIITILFLGGFNEFLFIPGALMIILKSSVVFFFFLWVRASWAHLRVDQLSAFCWKILLPLGILNIVITGFMLLI; from the coding sequence ATGAGTGAAACACTATTTTTTGTGCTAAGCACTATCATTAAAGCCGTGGTCATCTTAGCCGTCATGGCAAGCCTTGCAGGACTGGCAACTTACGCTGAGAGAAAGGTATTAGCCTACATGCAGCGCCGCGTTGGGCCTGATATGGTGGGACCAGCTGGAATTTTACAGATAGTAGCTGACATGATAAAACTCTTTACAAAAGAGGACATAGTACCAGCAAATACGAATAAATTTATCTTTTTAATAGCTCCACTAATATCAGCCATTGCCGCATTTGCAGCGCTTGCACCTGTTCCATTTTTGCCTGAGTTTGAAATTTTTGGACATACATTACGTCCGATTCTCTCAGATATAAATGTTGGTATTTTATACATAGCTGGCGTTGCTTCAGTTTGCGTTTTCTCTCCACTTGCAGCAGGTCTTGCAAGCTATAATAAATTTGCATTAATTAGTGCAGCTCGCGCAGTAGTCTCACTTCTTAGTTTTGAAATAGTCGCTGGCATGGCTCTTTTAAGCGTCGTAATGGTAACTAGCTCACTCTCACTTGTGGATATAAACAACTATCAAAAAGGAATTTTTGGCTGGCTTATATTTAAGCAGCCCCTTGCCTTTTTGCTCTTTTTAATAGCAAGCTTCGTGGAGTGCAATAGAACGCCATTTTGCTTAACAGAAAACGAAACAGAGATAGTAGCAGGCTATGGCACCGAGTATAGCGGCATGAGATGGGCGATGTTTTTCATCGGCGAGTACACAAATATGATCGCTGCTAGCATCATCATTACGATTTTATTTTTAGGTGGATTTAACGAATTTTTATTTATCCCAGGTGCTTTGATGATCATCTTAAAATCAAGCGTTGTCTTTTTCTTTTTTCTTTGGGTAAGGGCTTCATGGGCACATTTAAGAGTTGATCAGTTAAGTGCATTTTGCTGGAAAATTTTGCTTCCACTTGGAATTTTAAATATCGTAATCACTGGCTTTATGCTACTAATCTAA
- the nuoI gene encoding NADH-quinone oxidoreductase subunit NuoI, with protein MSEKKYILIDEKLKPKSTFDKFKHFIAITFKPDLLIGLKVTIKQMLFSKSHTLKYPMQKMQLNARYRGIHKLLKFVESENERCIGCGLCEKICVSNCISMKTSLGDDGRKKVASYSINLSRCVYCGFCADVCPELAIVCGQEYEVASESRIIFGTKDEFLTKDKFLKDQSEFEGYGALPKNADSLIKKTPNAFINENENETKSDE; from the coding sequence ATGAGTGAGAAAAAATATATTTTAATAGATGAAAAGTTAAAGCCAAAGAGCACGTTTGATAAATTTAAGCACTTCATCGCTATCACATTTAAGCCTGATCTTTTAATCGGACTAAAAGTTACGATAAAGCAGATGCTCTTTAGCAAGTCACATACTTTAAAATATCCTATGCAAAAGATGCAGCTAAATGCTAGATATAGGGGCATTCACAAGCTTTTGAAATTTGTTGAAAGTGAAAATGAACGTTGCATTGGATGCGGGCTATGTGAGAAAATTTGCGTTAGCAACTGTATTTCGATGAAGACTTCTCTTGGCGATGATGGCCGTAAAAAGGTCGCAAGCTACTCAATAAATTTAAGTAGATGCGTGTATTGTGGATTTTGCGCTGATGTTTGTCCTGAGCTTGCGATAGTCTGCGGGCAAGAGTACGAAGTCGCAAGTGAGAGCAGGATTATATTTGGCACAAAAGATGAGTTTTTGACAAAGGATAAATTTTTAAAAGATCAAAGCGAGTTTGAAGGATACGGAGCACTTCCTAAAAATGCTGATAGCTTAATCAAAAAGACGCCAAATGCATTTATAAACGAAAATGAAAATGAGACAAAAAGTGATGAGTAG
- a CDS encoding NADH-quinone oxidoreductase subunit J: protein MYESFAFYLFSALVLVSFSFSVFCKNALNAVSALAAGMVFISAIFFLLGAEFLGVVQIIVYTGAVVVLYAFAMMFFDTSKECEPKSGKKAKITIYLLSSFIALLLIFIFLAPIYGAKFDGLSPIASELGNIEAIGILLFSKYLIAFEMCAVMLLVAMVAGIILIHKDLNTQNTLEEML from the coding sequence ATGTATGAGAGCTTTGCATTTTATCTTTTTAGCGCCTTGGTTTTAGTTAGCTTTTCTTTTAGCGTATTTTGCAAAAACGCACTAAATGCAGTCTCAGCTTTGGCTGCTGGCATGGTCTTTATCTCGGCTATATTTTTCTTACTTGGAGCGGAATTTCTAGGCGTAGTGCAGATCATCGTATACACAGGCGCTGTGGTCGTTTTATATGCATTTGCAATGATGTTTTTTGACACCAGCAAGGAGTGCGAGCCAAAAAGCGGCAAAAAAGCAAAGATCACCATCTATCTTTTAAGTAGCTTTATAGCGCTTCTTTTGATATTTATATTTTTAGCTCCTATTTATGGTGCAAAATTTGATGGATTAAGTCCCATTGCTAGCGAGCTTGGCAATATCGAGGCTATTGGAATTTTGCTTTTTAGCAAGTATTTGATCGCTTTTGAGATGTGTGCTGTAATGCTTCTTGTGGCAATGGTTGCTGGCATTATCTTGATACATAAAGACCTAAATACTCAAAATACGCTAGAGGAGATGCTATGA
- the nuoK gene encoding NADH-quinone oxidoreductase subunit NuoK, translated as MIGLTHYLILASLVFVIGLVGIMRRRNLIMLFFSSEILLNSANIALAAISKYHFDLTGQIVAFFIVAIAASEVAVGLGLLVLWYKKTGSISLDSMTNMKG; from the coding sequence ATGATAGGACTTACTCACTACCTCATCCTTGCAAGTCTAGTCTTTGTCATAGGGCTAGTTGGCATAATGAGAAGAAGAAATTTGATCATGCTATTTTTCTCAAGTGAAATTTTACTAAACTCGGCAAATATCGCACTCGCAGCTATCTCAAAATACCACTTTGATCTAACTGGACAAATAGTTGCATTTTTTATAGTGGCTATCGCAGCTAGTGAAGTTGCTGTGGGGCTTGGCCTACTGGTGCTTTGGTACAAAAAGACTGGTAGTATCAGCCTAGATTCGATGACAAATATGAAAGGCTAA
- the nuoL gene encoding NADH-quinone oxidoreductase subunit L has protein sequence MTLFCISLFFPLLSFIVSGLFSHSSKNFLLGIFCSLLMIISTTASLMLTASLGIDEPLNLLLKEFINFGSLDLNFGFYLDAISLVMLSTVGVVASIVHIYSVGYMKDDASFNRFFSYLGLFVFCMNVLVSSDNFIGLFIGWEGVGLCSWLLIGFWYKRPSANVAANEAFIMNRVADLAMLVGIFYIFYSFGSLKFSEVFNARSDFSGLNLGIIATLLFIGAMGKSAQFPFHTWLANAMEGPTPVSALIHAATMVTAGVYLVIRANFIFINAPEVSHFIAYLGTFVAIFAASIALVHNDLKKIIAYSTLSQLGYMFVAAGLGAYKIALFHLVTHAFFKSLLFLCAGNVMHAMNDELNIKKMGGLYKFMKPTALFSIIASCALAGFYPFAGFFSKDKILEVAFSENKFLWIILLFGAVLTAFYSFRLVMLVFFTKPKSEKHVHEAKNYMLAGMGVLGILSVISGFFWSNFSEFLEKNLKDFSLNLSHGSEIFLLVLTLSLVLASAGFAVFAYKKEIFKESVCESRAYKILQNAYFIPKFYEKFFINGYTLVSQICKKFDEMIVDRSVDLVAMALNKFANLTNKMQSGDLSIMLRFMVAGLALLLSFIFLLNGAK, from the coding sequence ATGACTTTATTTTGTATTTCACTATTTTTTCCACTTCTTAGCTTTATCGTTTCTGGACTTTTTTCACATAGTAGTAAAAATTTTTTACTTGGTATCTTTTGCTCACTTCTCATGATAATTAGCACAACTGCCTCACTCATGCTAACAGCTAGCCTTGGCATAGATGAACCACTAAATTTATTACTAAAAGAATTTATAAATTTTGGCAGTCTGGATTTAAATTTTGGCTTCTATCTTGACGCCATTAGCCTTGTTATGCTTAGCACCGTTGGCGTGGTCGCAAGCATCGTGCATATCTACTCGGTTGGCTATATGAAAGACGATGCAAGCTTTAATCGCTTTTTTAGCTACTTGGGACTCTTTGTCTTTTGCATGAATGTCCTTGTCTCAAGCGATAACTTTATAGGGCTATTTATTGGCTGGGAGGGCGTTGGACTTTGCTCGTGGCTACTCATTGGCTTTTGGTATAAAAGGCCTAGTGCAAATGTCGCTGCAAACGAAGCTTTTATTATGAATAGAGTCGCTGATCTAGCCATGCTTGTTGGCATTTTTTATATATTTTATAGCTTTGGCTCACTTAAATTTAGCGAGGTTTTTAACGCCAGAAGCGACTTTTCTGGGCTAAATTTAGGCATCATCGCCACACTTCTTTTCATAGGTGCCATGGGCAAAAGTGCGCAGTTTCCGTTTCACACTTGGCTTGCAAATGCCATGGAGGGGCCAACTCCAGTTTCTGCACTCATTCATGCTGCGACCATGGTAACGGCTGGCGTTTATCTAGTCATACGAGCAAATTTTATCTTTATAAATGCACCTGAAGTTTCGCACTTTATCGCTTACCTTGGCACATTTGTAGCGATATTTGCAGCTAGCATTGCGCTAGTGCATAACGACCTTAAAAAGATCATCGCCTACTCGACGCTTTCGCAGCTTGGCTATATGTTTGTAGCTGCTGGACTTGGCGCTTATAAGATCGCACTTTTTCACCTTGTCACACATGCATTTTTCAAATCACTTCTATTTTTATGCGCTGGCAACGTCATGCACGCGATGAATGACGAACTAAATATCAAAAAAATGGGTGGGCTTTATAAATTTATGAAGCCAACTGCACTATTTTCTATCATCGCAAGCTGCGCACTAGCTGGCTTTTATCCATTTGCTGGTTTTTTCTCTAAAGATAAAATTTTAGAGGTTGCTTTTAGTGAGAATAAATTTTTATGGATCATTTTACTCTTTGGTGCTGTGCTTACAGCATTTTATAGTTTTAGGCTCGTTATGCTAGTCTTTTTTACAAAGCCAAAGAGCGAAAAACACGTGCATGAAGCTAAAAACTATATGCTAGCTGGTATGGGCGTACTTGGAATTCTCTCAGTCATAAGTGGCTTTTTTTGGAGCAACTTTAGTGAGTTTTTAGAAAAAAACTTAAAAGATTTTTCACTAAATTTATCTCACGGTAGCGAAATTTTCTTGCTCGTTTTAACACTTAGTCTAGTGCTAGCAAGCGCTGGCTTTGCAGTATTTGCCTATAAAAAAGAAATTTTTAAAGAGAGTGTTTGTGAGAGCAGAGCTTATAAAATTTTACAAAATGCCTACTTTATCCCAAAATTTTACGAGAAATTTTTCATAAATGGCTATACGTTAGTTTCACAAATTTGCAAGAAATTTGACGAGATGATAGTTGATAGAAGTGTCGATCTAGTCGCAATGGCGCTAAATAAATTTGCAAATTTAACAAACAAAATGCAAAGTGGCGACTTAAGCATCATGCTTAGGTTTATGGTCGCAGGTCTTGCCTTGCTTTTAAGCTTTATATTTTTATTAAACGGAGCCAAATAA
- a CDS encoding NADH-quinone oxidoreductase subunit M: MLSVIIFFPAISAILGFLIENKSIKFYGASIALIELLLAIFICVNVDFQGYDFVLTHQVSLIPSLNISYFVGIDTISLVLIVLSAFMSFISIAALSDDGNLKHLVISVLFLESTMMGVFSALDMILFYSFWELSLIPLLYIIGAFGSKNRIYAAIKFFIYTFLGSVFMLVAIIFIGYLCYQKSGVFSFNLLDWYKLGIGENAQIWLFLAFFFAFGVKTPLFPFHTWLPYAHGQAPTIGSVLLASVLLKMGTYGFVRFSLPLFPDASLILSGFVCVIAIIMIIYAALVAYAQSDMKQVIAYSSISHMGVIMLGIFSLNLIGLGGSIFLMISHGIVSGALFLLVGVIYERAHTKEICEFGGLAKVMPKYALIFFIATLASIGLPLTIGFVGEFLSLLGVFKLNKLFALLGGFSIIVGAVYMLVLYKRVFFGECKEKNLSLKDLNFKELAALVPLCLLIIALGIAPNLILKPLEPSVQNIISKMQTRAINSDTKDKILSLNGGSKL, encoded by the coding sequence ATGCTAAGTGTAATCATATTTTTCCCTGCAATAAGCGCAATACTTGGCTTTTTGATAGAAAATAAAAGCATCAAATTTTATGGAGCAAGCATCGCGCTGATCGAGCTTTTGCTTGCCATTTTTATCTGCGTCAATGTCGATTTTCAGGGTTATGACTTTGTTTTAACGCATCAAGTCTCGCTCATACCAAGCCTAAATATCAGCTACTTTGTCGGCATCGACACCATTTCACTTGTGCTTATAGTCCTTAGCGCATTTATGAGCTTCATCTCTATCGCCGCACTTAGCGATGATGGAAATTTAAAGCACCTTGTTATTAGCGTGCTATTTTTAGAGAGCACGATGATGGGCGTCTTTAGCGCGCTTGATATGATCTTATTTTACAGCTTTTGGGAGCTTAGCCTCATACCGCTTCTTTACATCATCGGCGCATTTGGCAGTAAAAATAGAATTTACGCGGCGATCAAATTTTTCATCTACACATTTTTAGGCTCTGTCTTTATGCTAGTAGCGATCATTTTTATCGGCTATCTGTGCTATCAAAAAAGCGGCGTCTTTAGCTTTAATCTGCTTGATTGGTACAAGCTTGGCATCGGAGAAAATGCTCAAATTTGGCTATTTTTAGCATTTTTCTTTGCTTTTGGCGTCAAAACTCCGCTATTTCCGTTTCACACGTGGCTACCTTATGCACACGGACAGGCTCCGACTATCGGCTCAGTGCTGCTTGCTAGCGTGCTTTTAAAGATGGGTACTTACGGCTTTGTGAGATTTTCACTTCCACTTTTTCCAGATGCGAGCCTAATTTTAAGCGGCTTTGTCTGCGTCATAGCCATCATCATGATCATCTATGCAGCCCTTGTTGCCTACGCACAAAGCGATATGAAGCAAGTGATCGCTTATAGCTCTATTTCGCACATGGGCGTCATCATGCTTGGCATCTTTTCACTAAATTTAATAGGCCTTGGCGGCTCGATATTTTTGATGATAAGCCACGGCATCGTAAGTGGCGCGCTATTTTTGTTAGTTGGCGTCATCTACGAGAGGGCTCACACAAAAGAAATTTGCGAATTTGGTGGCCTTGCTAAGGTTATGCCAAAGTATGCGCTTATATTTTTTATAGCAACTCTTGCAAGCATTGGTTTGCCATTAACGATTGGCTTTGTAGGCGAGTTTTTGAGCCTGCTTGGCGTCTTTAAGCTAAACAAGCTCTTTGCGCTACTTGGTGGCTTTAGCATCATCGTGGGCGCTGTTTATATGCTGGTGCTTTATAAAAGGGTCTTTTTTGGCGAGTGCAAAGAGAAAAATTTAAGCCTTAAGGATCTAAATTTCAAAGAGTTAGCCGCTCTTGTGCCACTTTGTTTGCTCATAATCGCCCTTGGTATCGCCCCAAATTTAATCCTAAAACCGCTTGAACCAAGCGTGCAAAATATCATAAGCAAAATGCAAACTAGAGCCATAAATAGCGACACAAAGGATAAAATTTTATCTTTAAATGGCGGGAGCAAACTATGA
- the nuoN gene encoding NADH-quinone oxidoreductase subunit NuoN: MNEIAFLDLKEISLSSVAPMLSMIIFALFILIVGTIKKDLSRNFYCVFCIIAIFVNLGLILDFNGLSLSFWDMLLVDGVSVISQVIILIASALFIPLALSTKEYFEYKIYEYYALFLFMIAGFLFMVSSNNLLIIFLGLEISSLCLYTLIALHNKAKSVEAAIKYFAMGSLSAGFFAMAIAMFYLATNSIDITRIGVVIKDLSLNQNLIILLGCVFIASAIGFKLSLIPFHTWIPDVYEGSNAPLAGYMSIVPKVAGFIVALRIFAMLEGSGISWIKDMLYIIAVLTMSLANIMALVQKDVKRMLAFSSIAHAGVVLCALVANSHEANVALFFYWIMFLFANLGAFSMLWVARCDDVVCWDKRFKHPFEKFSGLIKILPSYAVIMGIFMIALAGIPPFSVFWGKMVLISSLIKSDYVVLSVIIMINSTIAIYYYLKLIVFMFLKEPIVKDKNLYTANISMALKVIVGIAVAGTAFSFLFSGAILEFIEHFVFASGF, encoded by the coding sequence ATGAACGAAATAGCCTTTTTAGACCTTAAAGAAATTTCTTTATCTTCGGTTGCTCCGATGCTTAGTATGATAATCTTTGCGCTTTTTATCTTAATCGTTGGCACCATAAAAAAAGACCTTTCAAGAAATTTCTACTGCGTATTTTGTATCATCGCAATATTTGTAAATTTGGGTCTAATACTTGATTTTAACGGACTTAGCCTTAGCTTTTGGGATATGCTTTTGGTTGATGGCGTTTCGGTCATCTCTCAAGTCATCATCCTAATCGCCTCAGCCCTTTTTATCCCGCTCGCACTTAGCACAAAAGAGTATTTTGAGTACAAAATTTACGAGTATTATGCTCTATTTTTGTTTATGATCGCTGGATTTTTATTTATGGTGAGCTCAAACAACCTACTCATCATCTTTTTAGGTCTTGAGATCAGCTCGCTTTGCCTCTACACCCTAATCGCCCTTCACAACAAGGCAAAAAGCGTCGAGGCTGCTATCAAATACTTCGCGATGGGTTCGCTCTCAGCTGGCTTTTTTGCGATGGCGATAGCGATGTTTTATCTAGCAACAAACTCAATAGACATCACTCGCATAGGCGTTGTCATAAAAGATCTTAGCCTAAATCAAAATTTAATAATCCTTCTTGGCTGCGTTTTCATCGCTTCAGCCATTGGCTTTAAGCTCTCGCTCATACCATTTCACACATGGATACCAGACGTTTATGAGGGCTCAAATGCCCCGCTAGCTGGCTATATGTCGATCGTGCCAAAGGTTGCTGGATTTATCGTCGCATTAAGAATTTTTGCGATGCTTGAGGGCTCTGGAATTTCATGGATAAAAGATATGCTCTACATCATCGCCGTGCTTACGATGAGCCTTGCAAACATCATGGCGCTAGTGCAAAAAGACGTCAAAAGGATGCTCGCTTTTAGCTCGATAGCTCACGCTGGTGTCGTGCTTTGCGCGCTTGTGGCAAATTCTCACGAGGCAAATGTCGCCTTGTTTTTCTACTGGATTATGTTTTTGTTTGCAAATTTGGGCGCATTTTCTATGCTCTGGGTGGCAAGGTGCGACGATGTGGTCTGCTGGGACAAGCGTTTTAAGCACCCATTTGAGAAATTTTCAGGGCTTATAAAAATTTTACCAAGCTACGCAGTTATAATGGGAATTTTTATGATCGCCCTTGCTGGCATACCGCCTTTTAGCGTATTTTGGGGCAAGATGGTGCTTATCTCATCGCTCATAAAGTCTGATTACGTCGTTCTTAGCGTTATAATTATGATAAATTCTACCATTGCGATTTATTACTATTTAAAGCTAATCGTCTTTATGTTTTTAAAAGAGCCGATCGTAAAAGATAAAAATCTCTACACCGCAAATATCTCTATGGCGCTAAAAGTAATTGTTGGCATTGCGGTAGCTGGAACGGCCTTTTCGTTTTTATTTTCTGGGGCGATTTTGGAATTTATTGAGCATTTTGTCTTTGCTTCAGGATTTTAG